From Juglans regia cultivar Chandler chromosome 9, Walnut 2.0, whole genome shotgun sequence:
TGAAGTGGAAGACTTTGGTAGCTCACAGGCACAACCTCAAACTAGCCCCTCGATTTTTTGGCCCTTTCTCAATGGTATAGAAGGTCGGGAAGGTTGCTTATCAGTTAGATCTACCAGATTCATCCTGAATCCATCCCACTTTCCATGTATCACTGCTTAAGAAGAAACTGGGTGCCAAGTTCACAACGATCCCCGTGCTTCCTCCAATTGACGGCCAAGGGATCCTCATCCCTGAACCAAAAGAAGTATTGGGGAGCCCAATGACCAAGCCGGGAACCAAGAGAAAGTAGAGTTGTTGATCCCCTGACAGGGACAAGGAACTGATGATGCGAGGTGGGAAACCTGCTCTCATTTGAAGTAGGTTTTTctccaccttgtgggcaaggtgttttgaTAGGGGAGGATCTATCACAAGCCAAGATCTATGGTTGGAACGATGGAGAAGCTTCTGTTAAGCTGAAGCTGAAGGATCGAGACATAGGGAAGTGGGGGAAGATCTCAATTCCCATGGGCTTGCTCTTTGTTTAGTCAGTTAACTATGTTAACTAGTTACTTCATGTTACTTGTTGAAAGGGCCAGACATAGTGGGCCTTTATGTTGCTAGATTGAGTAGGTTGTTGTAGTGTCCCAGGAAGCTCGGGCTTTAGGGTCCAGTTTGGCAAGATTGGACTTGCCGTTTATTTGCTTTTGTAACTAGAAATGGCCCATGGCCTTTTTACTTGTTTCGGTTAAGGAAGTCTCACAATACATGTACTGTTGGGGGAATATTGTAAACAGCATCTGGAAAGTAATAGAATTCTCTTATTTCCTCCCatatccttcttcttctttatggAGGTGTTGCCCTCAAAGTGAGCTTTTCTTGGGTCTTTCCTCTTACAACTTGTGTGTTACATGCCACAACATGCgctcatttcatatcatcccCTTCCAGGTTTTCAGTATACTTCAAAGCAAATGCGGAATTGAAATTTATTCTCGAGAGATCTCAAGCATCTTACAAAGCTAAAGTACATACCCGAACTACAAAAACCCCACGACCCGATTAATCAAAACCCGAAATTCAAAACACTACACctgtaaattatatttaaagttaaaatccCTAAGAACTTATTACCAAATCAAACCAAATGTAAGAGAATAAGTGAgcatacagagagagagagtgtgtgtgcgtgtgtgtgtgtgtattcagCAAAATGagcaaagagaggaaaaaaataagtcAAAGAAATCCCACCTGAAATTCGCTCGGTGCGTTGACTGCGGCGCTGCCCAACCGCATCAATCCTAAACACAAAGGTGGCATAAAGAAGGCCAACACAAATCCACCTCCAACCTTTCATCTTCTTTTGTCTCCCCCACAAAACAAGAATATGGACTCTCCGATAACAGAATAAGCAAAGTAGAAAGAAAGGCGAGGAAAGTCAGAACGATGCTGGAAAATATGTCCCAAAGAAGATTGGAACTTGAAGAAAAAGCAGGAGAAGAGATGTTATGGTTGGGCAATCGTGGGAGTTCAAGGAAATGGGTTTTGCTCCGGCAGCAAAGTGAGACAGAGAAATGATAGATTTGTTTTGAAGAAACAAAGCTCAACCCCACTTTCCTTTCTTGTACTTCAAATCTTGTAAGTGTTTGAATAGAATGAGGAAATATTGAATAACAGTAAaatgttgataaaaaataataaataaataaataaaaaatagataaaaaaataataataaaattaaaaataaaaatgagagtattttacAGTGAGTAACCTCTCGTTACCGAATCAATCTCCGCGGTTTGACGAAGAGGTCAATCTCGTGCCATGCGGAAGTCTACCGCCTGACCTTTTGACATcctctcaaaattttattttttttttaacatgcagattttttattttattttttatttttttgaaaaaccatTGAAATTTTCATTCAACAACACTATGGCCCTCAGCCATTACATTAAAAAGTTCAGGATCATACACTCCACTACTAGAATTTACAACATTATGATCTAAAAGTATAAGATTAGACTCTAACTCTGCATAACAAGAGTTTATGACATTGACATCCAACTGGGCTACTTCTATCCCACTTGTACCAAAAGTTGCTCTATGCTTCTCAGCCATAACCAGATCAGTAATATCAAGTTTGAGACAATCGACATCAATAAGCTCACAACTCTGAAACAGTGCTTTTTGTGCTAGCAAATGAGCCACCTGATTTGCATCCCTtttgacatgtgatattttccAAGTAATACCAGTCAAGATCAAATGCACATCATTCATGAGACATTGCAGCAAACCATAATTCTGAACATTCTGTTTCACTGCATTGACAACCTGCAATGAATCCCCTTCAAAAATTACTCTTTGCAGACTCAGCTCCTTACACAACTTGGCTGCTGAAATTAATCCTAGCTTCTGCTAGTTCAGCTTGTGGGCAGAAATGTAGTGGTTGCATGCATGAAGCCAGTACATCTCCCTCCAAGTCTCTAACTACAATCCCAACTCCAAGTCTGGTTCCTCTCTCTTTGATAGCAACatcccaatttatttttatccaatttGTCTTTGGAGGGTGCCAATATACAAGATCTGTTTGGGCCATGCTACCATGGTTTCTGAAATTGAGTTGTTGAGCACACAGCTGCTGAAAATCATTGTACTCCTGTGTTGCTCTCATAATCACAAAAGAAGGGTTTGTAAAACTATCTTCAAAAATCAACTTATTTCTTCTCATCCATAACATTCTGGTTATTTCTGCAAACAATGAGATTTCTACATTACCAAGTCTCTGAAGCATGTGCATAAAAATCTCTCCAAAATCTTGATGAGTGAATGTAGCTTTCTGGAATTTCTTGCTACCTAACATCTACACATCCTATGCAGAAGGGCAATCCCACAGAACATAAGCTGGAGTTTCTTCTACCTGCTGACAAATTGGACAAAAAGGTTCATTTATCACCTTCTTCTTGCACAGATTTTGCTTTGTGGGTAGAGCATCATTACAGGCATGCCACATAAACACTTTAACAGCATTTTTTGTATTCATTTGCCAAATATGCTTCCATAATTCTTTGTGCACTACTTGTATTGAAGTTTTCCCATTTCTCTGATCTTGTCTCAGCTTACAAAGATGATAGGCACTTCTAACTGTAAGACAACCATTTCTTGTATGCTTCCACACCCTCTTGTCTCTGGAAATGATAGTCTGTGCTACAGGTATCCTCACAATCTGTTGCACATCCTCTTCCCAGAAAATATTCTTGAGCATCTGTATACTCCACCACTTTGTAACTGGATCAATAAGCTTTTGCATTTGTTGACAAAGAGTTCACTGGAGTTCTTATAGTACCAGAATCAATAGTAGGAATCCACTGGTCCTGCCATATCATTACATCTTTTCCATTAGCAATTCTCTAAATCATGCCATCTTTAACAAGACTAATTGCTGAACTGAGGCTTTTCCAAGTATAAGAAGGTTGAAACCCAACTTTTGCCTCCAAAATAGATTTGTTTGGGAAATATATAGCTTTGAGAATTCGAGCTACTAAAGTAGTTGGATTCTGAAGAATTCTCCAGACTTGTTTGGCTAATAGAGCTAAATTGAAAGACATCAAGTCTCTAAAACCAAGTCTCCCACTTGCTTTATTTTTACTCAAATAGTTCCATCCTTTCCAATGAATTTTTTCTCCTTTGTCCTGAGTGTCCCACCAGAAGTTAGAAATCAATGAATTCAACTTGGCACACAAAGTTCTTGGAAGAAGAAACACATTCATACTGTATGTAGGTATAGCCTGGACAACAGCTTTGATTAAAATATCTTTCCCAGCTTGTGAAAGGAACTTAACCTTCcaattctccatttttttactcactttttcaaTTATTCCTTGAAAAGCAACTGATTTTGATCTTCCAATGATTGATGGCAACCCTGAATATTTCTCCATGTTTGATGAGGCTTTCAAACCAGCAACTTGTAGCATATGATTCTTTGTTTCTTGCTCTGTGTTGTTGCtgaaatataaagaaatcttGTTTCTATTGAGCCTTTGTCCTGAGGCCTGCTCATAGTTGTATAAAATCTAATTCAAAATAACCCACTCTGGTATACTAGCTCGACAAAACAGCAtactatcatcagcaaaaaacAAGTGAGTCATCTTGATCTGTCCTCTGGCCATAGGTACCCCAGTAATATTCCCTTTCTGTTCTGCTTCACTTAACTGATCAGTTTACACCTTGGCACAAATGATAAACAAAAAAGGAGACAAAGGACAACCTTGTCTTAGTCCCCTAGTGGGTTTAAAACATTCTTGAGGGACACCATTAATCAACacagaaaaagaggaagaggaaataCACCTTAAAATAAGCTCAATTTACCTCATATCAAAACCCATCCTCAACATAGCTGCTTTTAGAAAATTCCACTATAACCTATCgtaagctttactcatgtctaTTTTCAAAGCCATATAACCCTTCTTACCCTTCATCTTAGTCCTCAAGGAATGCAAGATTTCATAAGCAGCCAAAATATTGTTTGATATTAGCCTTCCAGGAACAAAGGCACACTGATTTTGAGAGATGATAAAAGGCATAATCGATTTGAGTCTATTGGCTAGCAATTTAgtgataattttgtaaagaacATTACAAAGGCTAATGGGTCTGTAGTCAGTCATGTGCACAGGGTTAATGCATTTGGGAATCATCACTAAATAGGTATAATTGATTTCTTCCAAGCCATGCTCAGaatttaagaaattaagaatagCTTCACTGACCTCTTCCCCTATCACAGACCAGTATTTCTGATAAAAACAAGCTCCATACCCATCTGGTCCTGGTGCTTTGTGTGGTCCCATCTGAAATACAGCATCCTTAATTTCCTCTTTTCTAAAAGGTGCCAAAAGAGCTTCATTCATCTGTTGACTAACTTTTCTTTTAACTGGCTGCATCAAATTGTCCATATTTATGGGATTGGAGGTTGCAAAAAGCTCTTTGAAATACTAAGTGAAAGCTTCTCCAATGTGctttgaatatgaaattgtCCTTCCATTCTCATCAATAATCTTGGTTAtactatttctcttctttttctgaGTTGCACAAAGGTAATAAAATTTGGTATTTCTGTCTCCTTTATGTAGCTAAATCTCttttgccctttgtttccatttcacATACTCTCTTTCCAGCTGGTGATCAAATTCTTTTTGCAAATCTTTGAGTTGTTGAACTGATGTTGCTGTAACAGATTGTTGCAAAGCCTGAAGGGATTTCCTTTTCTGTTGGATACTGGCTCTAGAATCACATTCTTTTTGGTAACTCCACTGTCTTAGTACCTGTAAACATCCTTCAAGTTTTGTATTTATCTTTGAAAGACCTTCTTTGTTTCTGCCATATCTATGCCAAGCATGAGTAATAACCTCCTCACAATCAGAGAACAAAGATGTGCTGGTTTCCCAGTCCAAACCAACTATCCTCATATCTACAAAGATGTGCTGGTTTCCCAGTCCAAACATTCTGTTGCCCAACTATCATCAAACTAGGACAATGATCTTAAGAGTATGATGCTAACACTTTAACTTCTCCCCCACCAAAAGCTGCACACCACTCAGAGTTGGCAGTGACTCTATCAAGCCTTTCCTTTGTGAAATTAGAATCCTTTCTTAAATTAGACCAGGTATACTTTCCTTGGATACAACCCAAATCCTTCAACTGGCAATCTTGCAAAACACTTCTAAAATCTGCCatctgtttttcttctcttcgaGCCCCTCCATACTTTTCACTGTGAtatagaatttcattaaaatcacctagaCATAACCATCTTTTAGGCTGAAGACGATTTAGATGTCTCAAGATACCCCACCATTCATATCTCTTTTATGTTTCAAGGTTTCCATAAAAACAAGTGAGCATCCACTCAACTTCTGATTGAACAACCCGCATATTAATATGTCTTTGTGAGTAGGTGCTTATTTTGATGTGTACATCCTCTGCCCATAACAGAATCATACCTGCACTTCTTCCCAGACtatcaactaaaaataaactcTTGAATCCCAATTTCAGTTTCAAACCATCTAAGTTCTTCTTTTGCAATTTTGTTTCCATAAGAAACAAAATGCTAGGCTTGTGGATCTTAACCAACAGACTAAGATCTCTAACTGTCTGAGGGCTGCTAAGCCCTCGTCAGTTCCAACTTAGAAGCCTCATTTCTCCCGACGGGGCTGACTAGCAGCCTCCGCCAATATATCAAAATCCGAtattaaagctttttttttcccctactATCTTGCTGATTTTCCTTTGCCCTCATATcagattcatcatcatttcttctcttcctaGTTACATGAGTAGCAAGTTTCATAACTTCATTAGTATTCTGTCCCCTTGCCCTTTTCTTCCATCTAGTGGTACATACCTCAAGAATATGCTCAGATTGACACAACTTTTGCTGATCTTGCATGAGTTCTAACTGAGCAGGCTGGCTAAGCATCACCACTGTTGATAGAGGTTGAATTTCTAACTAGTCCAGTAAGTGCTTTGAATTATCAAGTACTAATTCTTTTGATTCTGCCTCCCTGTTGATCACAAGTAAATTAGCAACTTGAAGCTGGCCTATATTACTTTCTGCTTTATCCTCTTCTATTGTATGATGCTTCAACAATTCCTGACTTGACTCCACCTCAACCAGCTGAATTTCTTTTTGAGCTAGTTTTTCCCATGTATTACAAGACCCTGGCTTTATTATAGAAGGGAAGGAAGGACCTGAGGTACTTCCCTAGTTGGAAACTGCAGCAGAGCTTGAAGCACGCAACCATGATCCATATTGTTGCATATTGTAATCTTTTGTGTCTTCCATTTGTTTATGGATCCCCATACAACCTTGCACACCATGCTTAATAGccccacatttaaaacaaaacctaggTAGTCTTTCATATCTAAAAGGAATAAAACTCTTCTGTCCCATCAACTCCATAATCTTCCCTCTTATTAAAGGTTTAATTAAATCAATCTCAACTTGCACTCTAATCCATTTTCCCCAGCAATTCCCATCAAAATCAGCTTCCACCTCAATAACTTTACGTATAGTGGATCCAATCCTACCTCCAATTTCCTTATTCATGCAATCGAGAGGTAGATTATGAAGTTGAACCCACATAGTAGTGGAATTAAAATCCAGATCAGTAGGTGGAGTAACaccatcaaatttttttatgcaaaccAGATTAGTATCAAATAACCAGGGTTGACCTccccaaattttattcaaatcttCCTCAGTCTGGAATTCAAACATATAAAGATTTTCTCCTACCTCATGAATTTTCACTCCAACACAAGATTTTCACACTTTTAACATCGTATTATTAAATGCATccttattaatctttttatcaGCTACTACTTTTCCCACTAGACATAACTTTCCTCTCTTCATATTATTCTCAATTTCATAATCAGTTATAACAATCTCATACCTTTCCTCTTCCGTTAAGGAAAACTTACTCCATAATTCTGAAAGTTCATCATCCAtttgaaacaaacccaaaccAGAAGTAGAGCAGACATAAAACTGAGTTATCAGAGAAAAATTAAGTAGGTAAAAAGTTGCCCTAGGCAAAGATCCCTTCCACCGAAAGTGAAGGACAAAACTTCCTCCTCACCAGAAAGTTCTCGAGTCGAGAGAAAACTAAAGGCTGCTTTTACCACGTAGATTTAGCGCCTGATAATGTCCTTGTTACCAAATATTGTTTTTGATAATGTCCTCGTTAAGATAGAGACAAGAAAtgctcaaatatttttataattttatttttaaaaattatttatatttaaaatattgttaaatctttttaatctaattatcaCTAGATCATGAtcattgtttaaatataaaaattttataatttttcaaatttctaaacaaaatagaaaaattaatataatacttttttaaattcaaaataaaaattatattcaaacaacatattaaatttataatattttattgaatttttactctctattttcacaaaacgtaataaaatattttaatttaaataattttattactatttaataattattttactattatttataaaattttaagatactCAAAGTATCTAAAAAAGCCATgaatatttcaaacatttttgcCTTGCATTAAGGAAATTTTGTACAGATAaaagcatatttaaaaaaagagttttgctatgtatAAGTAAGTTTGCATACTAATCTGAGTACTAATGTTGTTGATATacactatttttaataaaatctactttttgactaatcatattgaatgagtgtGCATATTAATGCGCATAATCGCTTACAAttctatttttccttaaaaaaatcaatttaatttagacTGATTCAACTAGActcataaagtaaaataaacgagaaaaaaaataagtagttaaaaaaataattgaatgtcaaaaattgaataaattttaagatactTTTTAATCTCTTAAAAATAACCAATTCAACCATTCAATCGTTTTAAGCCAttcaaaatcatgttttttaattaagtataaTCAATGAGTTGTCGATTTCttgtacaaaaagaaaatataactaaatatatattaattttcttgtcCTTACATCTGCTAAGGAGCTTAAAGTAAgggataaaatataaagttatttattttagatgtatttagattattttattttttttatcaaaattagttaataaatttatattttaaactctcggcttatatttgttttatgatatttttattgatattgaaataCTCGATTTAAGCTTCTCATTAAATGGTCTGATTCAATAAATTcgattaaaattacaatataccCCCCATTGTGAATGCGGCTGCCAATGCCAACACAGGTTTGGCATTCCAACCCAAAAGTAACCGGATGGCTAACAAGGAGCCCAACTTGCTTTGACTGTGAATAAACACACAATATATGGTGggaaaatattctaaaattacacaaaaacaatcttataaattgatatgatttgatgtgattcgttaattataaaattacttttaatataaaattatttttattataaaatagatctaacatatcaaatgaaatcacgtcaatttgtaaaattatttcataaattttttttatagatgtagTCATACTTGTATGGCGACATGGCAAGCAGTTGGCGAGCTCGCCTTCCACTCAAGATGGTGCTTGAAGACATTATGTAGATGGATGGCGAGCAACCTAGGAGATGTTAATAGTGAACAAGTACATGACTCATCCAAGACTCAAAGAAACGAGATCTATTAAATGCTATGTGAAGCAAAGTATGGActattaaataaacaatacatAAAAAGGAATCACTAAATGCTAAAGTGATAGAAGATTATTGAAATTAGTGAGTATCTTATACGAATCAATCTAGTATGTGTAGAAATGGCACAAGGTGTGCCATAATGGGTTGAAATTGTAACACCTCATGCCTCTAAAGCTTGTAAAGTTAGAGGAATCGAATGTTATTAGTCATAAACATACAATTTTTGtgccaaatataaaatattctatacatttataaaatcaccaaacactttattaaaagaATCTCAAAAATTTCATAGCACTTATTCCAACAACTTGCTCAAAATCATCAAAGTATCACACACTGACCAAACTATCACCTAAAATGACATCTTCATGCTTAAACCAATTTTTTACCCATCAAATGACCATGAAATTTAACTCAAAACATACCAacataaactagactcaaatcaaaacaacttatgtgaatggTACTTTGTGATAAAACACTTATAACAGTTTCAAACAAGTCAAGCGAGATAAGCCATAAAAACTGTTTGAGAGCTCCTCTAATTTTCTCCCCAATAAAAGGTTTGAAAAGTGATTAAATGTAAGAGTAATGGACATGGATGACTCTTATACATATGGAGGGGTCATAGGAGATGTGTGAAAAAGACTTTGAGTGATGGGGTGTTAGTTAAAACCAGCCCATGGTTTTCTGCTAGCAATTGCCAcgtgagagggagaggtgacGTAGCTCTTGGCCTTCCTATCAACCACTGTTTGGGGATCCTTTGGCTAGTGAAAGGACTGCCATGGGAGGGGGAAACTTCCTCCACAAGTATTGCCTTGGTGGCTTAATTTTGTGGGTCTTAACTGAGTGGACTTccttttagggtttcaatggGGTTTGAGTTGCTATCAtgtctaaatataatttttcttgactcAATAAAATTACCGAagtttaaag
This genomic window contains:
- the LOC109009722 gene encoding uncharacterized protein LOC109009722 yields the protein MDNLMQPVKRKVSQQMNEALLAPFRKEEIKDAVFQMGPHKAPGPDGYGACFYQKYWSVIGEEASGQRLNRNKISLYFSNNTEQETKNHMLQVAGLKASSNMEKYSGLPSIIGRSKSVAFQGIIEKVSKKMENWKVKFLSQAGKDILIKAVVQAIPTYSMNVFLLPRTLCAKLNSLISNFWWDTQDKGEKIHWKGWNYLSKNKASGRLGFRDLMSFNLALLAKQVWRILQNPTTLVARILKAIYFPNKSILEAKVGFQPSYTWKSLSSAISLVKDGMI